A single genomic interval of Aedes aegypti strain LVP_AGWG chromosome 1, AaegL5.0 Primary Assembly, whole genome shotgun sequence harbors:
- the LOC5565015 gene encoding uncharacterized protein LOC5565015, producing the protein MGLIECPVCTLYLRADMSLEEHLGTHPTDKVIKALVTMATKVQMPTPAPSASTAASPVATNTSSPMELAMMAVASGSRPRTPPNALMYHTSGYEPMKQAAPPPPPPPPAPLVQNSVPTAITVVKASDMGYPINNVMIVKSCSTKYVQQIPQTSGSGSGLGTSPGTTTIYPTSSIDGRNVFIEHDRGGSGHHLVPRRQIAPTFYPRYTNERYSGPPPPYSTAITSTVSANSQLQQASMAGQVPKYEQKPTLQPQQPTFCPNTASQSSVVGHLAPTTTLTHHQQQQIYQSHPPPIPEIQQSTVAIHQPIQQMQLQHQNILQAQYTEKDDGNFLVTENPKKVVEYTENDEGDFMVIEKIVKSPPRIVQIDEEMPEASTSKQLSHLKSPDELETNDEQKDDYAVSIDVDESYEQADKQDQLEENTIEIIENEDGTFDDNRGSFSVKEMPKPMLISSIGSSKKCNKFNLIVDTTQHNAGASSSGMVTPRKRPTSGLKVLSNVKVTTDLSQGIKDIILNLNSKNKTATVSGSSGGPSSGEAVPTSLIAGTKPTAVINNNCQNELIINAGSNMPPIDLNNVNDIEIINDDEEENRSDEEEECYVGSMEVKAASNDAFRLDKDALDVSSSQSASRTTPTPSVITSVIRMTPHSSPVVVPLSSPQPATSSVQASSDPIVDPVETRHQPEPAPTTTEIQTPESSSTETAPKPQPHTARKPPHSVACSSGLLFNKPPKKLTVKLKTPLPPAPPPTPPLISSVFPLVPKTEYTASDSLKQECHQNDFEQHEAPPVGVDDLTAVAEDTKYAIPHHEQSEIPTVCADEGHPSSSNSSEKASSSSKTFATFISTKIEKDAQVSESIVYSQSSSTSENSACKLTPNPDLDHHGNIASQEAPIPMSTQEMVQTTTEVECYNITFIDDEGGVLNNLPSSSRSLTIHDVYSSQNLEISNDNCTTTIVKQDEDAEQKAGCNESKIEITEIYALSPVNAAQGSNDTENLPSTTDQDDFEPTDLKSCIKIEEVEKLTQNEEEMPTDESEKEENEHKIAKSEPDANVMSLHVAGSSIYQNDQKDLLEAGPSRDIKTTADSNSGSGAVHQNTENTEPTFLEYSEEYDEYVPVSGYIPQEQIPLSWVQKFSPQYTPFDDQNSYMDLDMCSSKTNSNSVGENTASRGSGSGSHGSRIDNSMDRAPSAESLNIRTDEKMPAKGEISEQESNGDMELSWNRMYPVHENIPIYPSSYDLSTAQECWNLSNRHSNAHNTSNSSSNASNHNHPHMAGPSSSSSNMASSAHHHQAHGSYHQGHQSHGMSFHFAQHNENRTDVEEQIDDKSKIRLEYGISCVGSYGNVAPSSSGVANDDATRKLVKIRTYRCTECPKSFATLKQRRTHILSEHEAELKVNVLGAGSATVTSGASSTVTSATALGFFSSPATSAGEGCSTSLLNKKIKIEPQPVLMSYSSLKQELEQKQEGGEIAGPAGGVVAGSSNSGGEIRRKRTYVCGTCKHEFDRFKLFNAHLMIHPAECYTCGRSFKHWPNFALHIKRHLGIKDHQCRLCGKKFVIKQKLIEHMRVHTGKAPIKCPDCDQHFRRFSNLAQHRNRHHLNKVPSKKDFVCHCGEVFQSKAKMEWHKEIHENKPKSCPFCREKFIHKNSLTRHIRLSHTEKYVKLETATEMCTLCNQPYIKTSMKRHMETHNTNERMAFSCTICNKVFSTNWNLKQHRWTHANPTLKPFQCNVCSSGFVREADYITHMNAHKSIRPYTCNHCGCQFIRKYNWIRHTREHETDKNYTCEICGRKFHRKYYLTEHKRIHTGERPFSCNICGKTSSTKTNHNKHIKIHHARDPLTAEG; encoded by the exons ATGGGGCTGATCGAATGCCCTGTATGTACCCTCTACCTCCGGGCCGATATGAGCCTGGAGGAACATCTCGGTACACATCCAACCGATAAGGTGATCAAAGCTTTGGTAACGATGGCTACCAAAGTGCAAATGCCAACACCAGCTCCAAGTGCTAGCACAGCGGCTAGCCCAGTGGCTACTAACACATCGTCACCCATGGAACTGGCAATGATGGCGGTGGCATCCGGTTCACGACCCCGCACACCTCCGAATGCCCTGATGTACCATACCAGTGGGTATGAGCCAATGAAGCAAGCAGCTCCGCCTCCTCCACCGCCACCACCGGCACCATTGGTGCAAAACTCCGTTCCAACGGCAATAACGGTCGTCAAAGCTTCCGATATGGGTTACCCGATCAACAATGTAATGATCGTCAAAAGTTGCAGTACGAAATACGTTCAACAGATACCACAAACTAGTGGTAGCGGTAGTGGACTTGGAACATCGCCCGGAACGACGACAATATATCCGACAAGCTCGATTGATGGCCGAAATGTATTCATAGAGCATGATCGAGGAGGAAGTGGACATCATTTGGTGCCTCGGCGGCAAATAGCACCTACGTTCTATCCGCGTTACACCAACGAGCGATACTCAGGTCCTCCTCCTCCATATAGTACAGCAATTACTTCGACCGTCTCTGCCAATTCTCAGCTGCAACAAGCTTCAATGGCCGGACAGGTTCCAAAATATGAACAAAAACCAACCCTACAGCCACAACAGCCAACATTCTGTCcaaatacagcatcgcaatcatcggttgtaggacatttagCGCCCACAACTACTTTAACGCACCATCAACAGCAACAAATTTATCAGTCACATCCACCTCCAATACCTGAAATACAACAGTCAACGGTTGCAATCCACCAACCGATCCAACAGATGCAGCTACAACATCAAAATATCCTTCAAGCTCAGTACACAGAAAAAGACGATGGAAACTTTTTAGTCACAGAAAACCCGAAGAAGGTCGTGGAGTATACAGAAAACGACGAGGGTGACTTCATGGTGATTGAAAAGATCGTCAAATCTCCACCGAGGATTGTGCAAATCGACGAGGAAATGCCAGAAGCATCAACGTCTAAGCAACTATCACATCTGAAATCACCCGATGAGCTAGAGACTAATGACGAACAGAAGGACGACTACGCGGTGTCGATCGACGTTGACGAGTCGTATGAGCAAGCAGACAAGCAGGATCAATTGGAAGAAAATACCATTGAGATAATTGAAAACGAGGACGGAACATTCGACGACAATCGTGGAAGCTTTAGCGTCAAAGAAATGCCCAAACCGATGCTCATCAGTAGCATCGGCAGTTCAAAGAAGTGCAATAAATTCAACTTGATTGTCGACACGACGCAGCATAATGCAGGAGCGTCCTCGAGTGGCATGGTTACACCCAGAAAGAGACCAACCAGTGGGTTGAAGGTGTTAAGCAACGTCAAGGTGACGACGGATTTGTCCCAAGGCATCAAGGATATTATCTTGAATCTGAATAGCAAAAATAAAACCGCCACTGTCAGTGGGAGCAGTGGCGGTCCCTCCAGTGGGGAAGCAGTGCCCACTTCACTTATCGCAGGTACGAAACCAACCGCTGTAATCAATAACAATTGCCAAAACGAGCTTATAATTAATGCCGGCAGTAATATGCCTCCGATTGATCTCAATAATGTCAATGACATCGAAATAATTAACGATGACGAGGAAGAGAACCGTTCCGACGAAGAGGAAGAATGCTATGTAGGCTCGATGGAAGTGAAAGCGGCAAGCAACGACGCTTTCCGTCTAGACAAAGATGCATTGGATGTAAGTTCGtctcaaagtgcttcccgaacAACGCCGACTCCTTCGGTGATCACAAGCGTCATACGAATGACTCCTCACTCTTCGCCGGTAGTCGTTCCGTTAAGTTCACCTCAACCAGCAACATCAAGCGTTCAAGCCTCATCAGATCCCATTGTTGACCCTGTCGAGACCCGCCACCAACCGGAACCAGCTCCGACTACCACAGAAATCCAAACACCTGAGAGTTCTTCTACCGAAACCGCCCCAAAACCACAACCCCACACGGCAAGAAAACCCCCACATAGCGTCGCATGCTCATCCGGACTTTTGTTCAACAAACCTCCAAAAAAGTTAACGGTCAAATTGAAAACTCCGCTTCCACCGGCGCCTCCACCAACCCCTCCGTTAATTTCCAGCGTCTTTCCGTTGGTACCGAAAACAGAGTATACTGCAAGCGATTCCTTGAAACAGGAGTGTCATCAGAACGACTTTGAGCAACATGAAGCTCCACCGGTTGGCGTAGATGATCTAACAGCGGtggccgaagacaccaaatacgcAATTCCGCACCATGAGCAATCGGAG ATACCTACCGTATGCGCAGATGAAGGACATCCTTCCTCCTCAAACTCGAGTGAAAAAGCTTCATCATCGTCGAAAACGTTCGCAACTTTCATCAGCACTAAAATCGAGAAAGATGCTCAAGTTTCAGAGTCGATAGTTTACAGTCAGTCTTCGTCAACCAGTGAAAACAGCGCGTGCAAATTGACGCCAAATCCTGACTTGGACCATCATGGAAACATTGCAAGTCAGGAAGCACCCATTCCCATGTCTACACAGGAAATGGTTCAAACCACCACCGAAGTCGAATGCTATAACATAACGTTCATCGACGACGAAGGCGGTGTTCTGAATAACCTTCCAAGTAGTTCGAGATCGTTGACGATACACGATGTATACTCGtcgcaaaatttggaaattagTAATGATAATTGCACCACCACCATCGTGAAGCAAGACGAGGATGCCGAACAGAAGGCTGGTTGCAATGAAAGTAAAATAGAGATAACGGAAATTTATGCATTATCGCCAGTTAATGCAGCACAAGGGTCTAATGACACCGAAAATTTACCATCAACCACTGATCAGGATGACTTCGAACCGACAGATTTAAAGAGCTGCATTAAAATTGAGGAAGTCGAGAAGCTTACTCAGAACGAAGAGGAAATGCCAACTGATGAAAGCGAAAAAGAAGAAAACGAACATAAGATAGCTAAAAGTGAACCCGATGCTAACGTTATGTCGTTGCATGTAGCTGGCAGTAGCATCTACCAGAATGATCAAAAAGACCTTCTCGAGGCTGGACCTTCGAGAGATATTAAAACTACAGCTGACAGCAATAGCGGTAGCGGTGCAGTGCACCAAAATACCGAAAATACTGAACCAACATTCCTCGAGTACAGTGAAGAATACGATGAGTATGTTCCGGTCAGCGGCTACATCCCGCAGGAACAGATTCCGCTTTCGTGGGTGCAGAAATTTAGCCCCCAGTATACACCGTTCGATGATCAGAACTCCTACATGGATCTGGATATGTGCAGCAGTAAGACAAATTCCAACAGCGTCGGGGAAAATACGGCCAGTAGGGGCAGTGGCAGCGGAAGTCACGGCAGCCGAATCGACAACAGTATGGATCGGGCTCCGTCGGCCGAGAGCCTGAATATTAGAACGGACGAAAAAATGCCCGCCAAAGGTGAAATCTCGGAACAGGAAAGCAATGGTGATATGGAGCTGTCCTGGAATAGG ATGTATCCAGTTCACGAAAACATCCCGATCTATCCGAGTTCGTACGATTTGTCCACGGCGCAGGAATGCTGGAACTTGAGCAACCGCCATTCCAACGCGCATAAcaccagcaacagcagcagcaatgcCAGCAACCATAATCACCCGCACATGGCAGGACCATCGTCGTCGAGTTCAAACATGGCATCATCCGCACACCATCATCAAGCACATGGGTCGTACCATCAGGGACACCAATCGCACGGCATGAGTTT CCATTTCGCCCAACATAATGAAAATCGGACTGACGTTGAGGAGCAGATAGATGATAAATCCAAAATTCGGTTAGAATACGGAATCAGCTGTGTAGGTAGCTATGGAAATGTTGCTCCAAGTAGTAGTGGTGTAGCGAATGATGATGCGACCAGAAAGCTGGTCAAAATCCGTACTTATCGCTGTACGGAGTGTCCGAAATCTTTCGCGACTTTGAAACAACGGCGTACTCATATTCTATCGGAGCATGAAGCAGAATTGAAGGTCAATGTTCTGGGAGCGGGTTCGGCAACGGTTACATCCGGAGCGTCTTCGACTGTAACATCCGCAACGGCGCTGGGATTCTTTTCGAGTCCTGCTACCTCGGCTGGGGAAGGATGTAGCACTTCGCTGCTGAACAAGAAAATAAAGATCGAACCCCAGCCGGTGCTCATGAGTTACAGTTCGCTGAAGCAAGAATTGGAGCAGAAACAGGAAGGAGGAGAGATTGCTGGACCAGCCGGTGGTGTTGTAGCGGGTAGTAGCAATAGTGGTGGGGAAATACGTCGAAAACGTACGTATGTTTGTGGCACGTGCAAGCATGAGTTCGATAGATTTAAATTGTTCAATGCTCATCTCATGATACACCCGGCTGAATGTTACACTTGTGGAAGAAGCTTCAAGCATTGGCCAAACTTTGCTCTACACATCAAACGGCACTTGGGTATCAAAGATCATCAATGTAGACTTTGCGGGAAGAAGTTTGTAATCAAGCAAAAACTTATCGAACATATGAGAGTTCACACAGGAAAGGCACCGATCAAGTGCCCCGACTGTGATCAGCACTTCCGTCGGTTCTCGAATTTGGCTCAACACCGAAACCGACACCATTTGAATAAGGTTCCTTCGAAGAAAGATTTTGTATGTCATTGCGGAGAAGTATTccaatcgaaagccaagatggAGTGGCACAAGGAGATTCATGAAAACAAGCCAAAAAGTTGTCCCTTCTGTCGGGAGAAGTTTATCCATAAAAACAGTCTAACCAGACACATACGTTTGTCGCACACGGAAAAGTACGTGAAACTTGAAACGGCAACCGAAATGTGCACCCTTTGCAATCAACCATACATCAAAACCAGCATGAAGCGTCACATGGAAACGCACAACACTAATGAACGGATGGCTTTCTCCTGCACGATATGCAATAAAGTGTTCAGCACCAACTGGAACCTGAAGCAGCACAGATGGACGCACGCCAATCCAACGCTGAAACCGTTCCAGTGCAATGTCTGCTCGAGTGGTTTCGTTCGTGAGGCTGACTACATCACTCACATGAACGCCCACAAATCCATACGACCGTACACGTGCAACCACTGCGGGTGCCAGTTTATCCGCAAATATAACTGGATTCGACACACCCGCGAACACGAAACAGACAAGAACTACACCTGCGAGATCTGCGGTCGCAAGTTCCACCGGAAATACTATCTTACCGAACACAAGCGGATACACACCGGTGAGCGGCCGTTCTCGTGCaacatttgtggcaaaacttcgtCCACCAAGACGAACCATAACAAGCACATCAAGATCCATCACGCCCGGGATCCATTGACAGCGGAAGGCTAA